From the genome of Rhodospirillaceae bacterium:
ACCACCACGATGACGATGATGACGATTAATCCTCCCCCCGGCAGGAAACCAAGCAAGACCGAACTGTCATTCCTGATGGGATGGCACGGGTTGTTGTCCGGCGCCTTTCTGGTCGCTTACGTCACCGGCGAAGGCAGTTACGCCATGCACGTTTTTTCCGGTGTCATGGTTCTGCTGGCGTTGGGCATTCGTCTGCTTGTCGGCCTGGGAGCGCCAAAAGGCTCTCCACTGGCCTTGCCGACACTCAGCCTGCCGCCCGCAGGACAGGCTCCTTCAGGTATTCGCGCCGTTCAGCGTTTGATTAATAACTGGATGGCGGCGGCCCTGCTGGTGCTCATTACCCTGGCCGCTCTTTCGGGCTGGTTTGCCCATGATATTGGTATGGATGATGACCTTCACGAGGGATTGGCCGAAGCGACCCCGGCGTTAATATTCGTCCACATCGCCTTCGCCGTGACCTTCCACGCACTGAAGTCCCTGCCGTCGGGAACCGCCGCTCGTGTTGCAGCGGAAGTTATCAATAAAAACAAGCCTAACTGACAAGCCCGTGGCGGAGCAGACCATCCAGAATATGCTGATTGCGCTGCTCGTCCGGATAGGGTTGCCAGTTTGACTTACTGCTGACGTAGCGTGCGTCAATGGCAGAGCACTTTTTGAGCATCTCGCGCGCTTCCTCAATTTGGTCAAGATGGGCCAGGCAGATGGCGTGCCGATACAGGGGTTCTGGCAAGTCAGGACGTAAGGCAACCGGCTTTTGACACCAATCGGCGGCACGCTGATACTGTTCCACAGAGATATAGGCTCGCGACAGATAGGCCATATAACGCCAGCGGATTGGATCACGTGGGTTCAAGATCAATGCTTTTTCCATAAGCCCAATGCCTTCTTCCGTCCGGCCGACAAGATCAAGACGATTTCCCGCAGCCATGACCGCGTGGGCAAAATTGGGGTTCAACTCCACCGCTTGCAAGGCCTCAGACAGACCCAATTCAGTTTCCTCCGCCCATATATGGACCGTTCCGAGGGCGAGATGAGCCAATGCCGAAGCGCTATCCAGCGAGACCGCCCGACGCCCCGCTTCAAAGCCGTTACGCAGGGAAGTTTGCGGATCATCATTGCAATCGAACATCACTTCCTTGGCGTAACACCAACTAAGACGGGCCCAGGCATCAGAGTAGTTGGGGTCAATATCGAGCGCGGACTGGAACATCTTCATCGCCGCAGCGGTTCCCGCGCACGTTTCATCATTGAATATCGCCATGCCACGAAGATAATGATCCCAGGCATTCAGGTCTTCGGTCGGCTTGTTGGTCGAACGCCTGTTTTCAAAAGATTCCAGTTCCGGGACAATGATGGCGGCGATGTGATTGGTAATTTCATCCTGAACGTCAAAAATATCTTCCAGTTGCCGGTCAAATTTTTCTGCCCAAACGTGATGGCCGCTATTGGCGTCGATAAGCTGGGCGGTGATCCGTAGCCGATTACCAGCCTTGCGAACACTTCCTTCCATGACGTATTGAACGCCTAAATCTTCTGCGACTTGCTGGGCCGGAACCGGTGAGACCTTGTAAGTAAAAACCGAATTTCGGGCAATCACCGGAATCGAGCGCCATTGCGAAAGAGCCGTGATAATGTCCTCTGTCAGGCCGTCTGAAAAGTATTCCTGATCGGGGTCGTCACTCATGTTGGTAAATGGCAGGATGGCGATTGATGGCTGCTTTGTCTCACCCGGCACAGAGTCACTATTGGCAACGTCTAAATCTTCAGGGCTCGCAGGCCAATGCCAGACACGAATAGGTCGTGCGATATTTTTGAAATTGCTATCGCCGCCGTCCTGAAAATCGATGCCGACCTTTCCGTCAATCTGGTCGTGTACGGCAGCCGAGATACAAATGCCCCCCGGTACGGCAGCCGATTCCAGGCGTGCGGCAAGATTGACCCCGTCCCCGTAGACCTCGCCGCGGTCTTCGATCACATCACCGAGATTAATACCGATGCGAATTTGCACCTGTTCACCGTCGGGTAAACCAGAATTTTCCCCGGCAAGTTTTGTCTGAATGCTCGCTGAACTGTCAATTGCCTGCACAACACTGGGGAAGGTAGCCAAAACGGCGTCGCCGGCATAACGCAACACGGTGCCGCCGGACGCGCCAATGTTTTGCGTGACACCGTCCAACAACTCCATAACCCGGCGGTGAGTGCCTTCTTCATCCATGCCGGTCAGGCGGCTGTAACCAGCCACGTCGGCATAGAATATGGTCACGAGTTTACGGGTGGCGCTCATTAAAAAGCTCCTTCACAAGCAACCTACTCTAACCATATAAGTCGGCATAAGGAATTAGAGAACCTGCAACCGCGGCAGCTTAAATCACATCATCGCCGACAAACGGGTTTGTCTTGCGCTCGGCCCCGAAGGTTGAGGCTTGGCCGTGGCCGGGGATGAAGGTGACATCATCGCCCAGCGGCCACAGGCGGCCGGTGATAGAATCGAGCAGGTCCTGATGATTGCCGCGGGGGAAATCGGTGCGCCCGATGGAACCCTGAAACAGCACATCCCCAACCAGTGCCAGATGCTGATCGGGTTGATAAAAAACAACGTGGCCCGGTGTGTGGCCCGGGCAATGGATGACATCGAAGCTGACCTTTCCAACACTGACTTTATCGGCGTTTTCAAGCCAGCGTTCGGGGGTGAAAGCGCGCCCTTCGGGAAAGCCAAACTGCAGGGTTTGTTCGGGCAGTTGCTGGATCCAGAAATCATCATCCTTGTGCGGCCCTTCGATGGGCACAGACAGGCGTTCGGCCAACTCCGCAGCACCGCCAGCGTGATCGAGATGGCCATGGGTGATCAGGATTTTCTCAATGGTGACGTTGTTTTCTTCGGCAACACTGATGAGCTGCTCAATATCGCCGCCAGGATCAACAAACGCCCCCAGCATGGTTTGCGTACACCACAACAAGGTGCAGTTCTGATCGAAAGCGGTAACCGGGATGACAACAGCTTTCATCAGTCACGCTCATCCAGCCAGGCCATCTGAATGGCCTCCAGCGTTTTCTCATTGGATTTTTCCGGATCATCGTCAAAACCGGGCAGCGCCTGCACCCATTTCCACAAATCCGTAAAGCGCAAGTTAACCACATCGACATCCGGGTGGGCGTCTTCAAGTTCGATGGCGATATCGTGAACGTCGACCCACTTCATAAAGCTTAATCCACCAGCATGTTTCGGGTTGCCGCAGGCAGGGTAACACTGAGACCGTCAAGTTCGTCGGTCATCTTGATCTGGCAGCCAAGTCTCGAGGTATGGGTCAGGCCAAAGGCCAGGTCGAGCATGTCTTCTTCTTCTTCCGAAGCCTCACCCAGTTTGTCGAACCATTCCTGGTCGACAATGACATGACAGGTCGAACAGGCCAGCGAGCCTTCACAGGCGCCTTCAAGATCAATGTCGTTCTTGTGGGCTACTTCAAGCACCGACAAACCGTTCGGGGCATCGACTTCTTTTTTTGTTCCGTCGCCCGCGACGAAGGTAATTTTGGGCATCGAGTGGTTCTCCTGAAAATCAAATAAACGAAATATATCGGGCCTTTTAACCTTTAGAGGCCTGTTCATCAAGGGCGTCAATTTCAACACCGCGCAGGGCCGAACGGATACCCCGGTCCATGCGCTTTTCGGCAAATGCTTTGGTCGCCTCTTCCAACTGTTCGGCCGCTGCTGTGATGGTATCGCGCTGATCGCCCTTTGAGGCTTCCTCAAGGCTTTGAACGACGGCCTTGATGGCATTGAATTCATCATCGCTAAGCAAATGCCCGTCATTGGAAAGGGCCGCTGATACGGCATTGAGATTACGCCCGGCTTCAACCTTGGTTTCGGCAAGCAGACGGGCTTCCATGTCATCCTTGGCGTTTTTCATGCTGTCGTACAGCATATCCGCCATTTCCTCTTCGCTGAGGCCGTAGGATGGCTTGACGGCGACTTCCGCCTCGATACCGGTGGTTTCTTCACCGGCCGTTACGGTCAACAAACCGTCGGCATCGACCGCGAAAGTCACCCTTATACGGGCAGCCCCCGCCGTCATCGGCGGAATGCCGTGTAAATCGAAACGCGCGAGGGACCGGTTTTGGTCAACCATTTCCCGATCACCCTGAACCACGTGAACCGCCATCGCACTTTGACCATCCATGTAAGTAGTGAATTCCTGAGCCTTGGCGACCGGGATCGGGGTGTTTCGGGGGATCACCTTTTCGACCAGCCCACCCATGGTTTCGAGCCCCAGACTGAGCGGTGTGACATCGAGCAACAAGGTGTCCGATCCAACTGTCAGGGCTTCGGCCTGCAAGGCCGCGCCGATGGCGACAACCTCGTCCGGGTCGATGTCGGCCAAGGGTTCCTTGGCAAACAAGGCGGCGACCTTCTTGCGGACCAGTGGTACCCGCGTCGAGCCGCCAACCAGGACCACGCCCTTGACCTGTTCCGGGGTGACATTGGCGTCTTCCATCACCGATTTGCAAATGTCCTGGGTGTGGGTGACCAAATCTTCGACCAACCCGTCGAAGGTGGCGCGATCAAAAAAATGTTTGGACTGGACACCATCAATATCCAGCACCCACTCGCCGCTTTGGGCGTCGCTCAGGCATTCCTTGGCCAGCCTGGCCGTCATCAGCGCCATCTTAACATCGCTACCGGTCAGTTCCTTATCACCGGTGCGCTCGCCAATAAAATGTTCGGCGATGGCGTGATCAAAATCATCACCACCCAAAGCCGCGTCGCCGCCGGTGGCGAGTACCTGAAAGACGCCTTTTTCCATGCGCAGGATAGAAATATCAAAGGTTCCGCCGCCCAGGTCGTATACGGCGTAAACACCTTCTGCCTCCATATCCAGGCCATATGCCAGGGCAGCGGCGGTCGGTTCATTGACCAGCCGCAGGACTTCAATTCCGGCCAGCCGGGCGGCGTCCTTGGTAGCGCTGCGGGCGGCATCATCAAAATAGGCAGGTACCGTGATCACGGCCTGATCGACGATATGGCCCAAATGTTCTTCAGCCCGTTCTTTCAGAGCGCTGAGGATATCGGCAGAAATTTTCACTGGCGTCAGTTTATGTCCGGCGACGTTCAGGCGAACCATGCCGGTTTCACCTTCGGGTTGCGGATCGATATCGAAGGGCAGCACCCCAGCCAGGGATTTGACATCTTCAACACCGCGGCCCATCAATCTTTTAATGGAACCGACGACACATTCAGGCCGATCGAGCAGCAAATTGCGCGCCATGCCGCCAACGATTGCAGAACCGTCAGGTGCGTAGGCCACGACGGACGGCACCAGGGCCTTGCCATCATCGTCACGCAGGACTTCGGGCTTGCCCTCTGAACTGATGGCGACGACGGAATTTGTGGTCCCAAGGTCAATACCAACGGCCAGCCGTTCATCACCAGCGTGGGGTGCCGGTGTTGCGCCGGGTTCGTGAATTTGCAGCAAGGTCGCCATAACGCTTAGATCAACTTCATTCTGTGGATGCGGGTTTCTTCGGACAGCTTTTGTAAATACTTCAGCCGTGTCGTTAATTTACACGCACCTTCGATATCATCATCTTTGAACAGTTTGGAAAGCTGCTCGATACAGACCTTGATGTCGTCCTGGGCGCGGTTTGACAGAACATCGACCTGGTCCGTGGTTTCGGCTTCTGCCAGGGCTTCGCGCAGTTCCATGGTTTCCATCAATAAAGCCTGATCGTTGACCAGATTGCAGCCTTCGGGCAGCACCCCTATGCCACGCAGGTGAACCAGATAATCGGCCCTTTTCAGCGGCTCTTTCAGAGTTTCATAGGCGTCGTTGATGGCTGTTGCCTGAAGCTGGCTTATGGCCTTTTCCTGAGGGCTGCGGGTGGCGAAGCGGTCCGGGTGAAGGTGGCGCTGAAGATCAAAATAAAGCTGATCAAGATCGGCAACATTGACATCAAAGGAAACCGCCAGGCCGAGGCGCTGGAAATGGTCGATTTGCCCCGGTGGCTGCACCGCCCCGCAAGTCTCGCATAAAGGAATGACCTGCGTTACAGGGCCCTTGCACGACCAGCAGGCAATGACGCCGGCTTCGTCTGCGGAAGCTTTTTCAGCAGTGCTGTCAGGGCCATCCATGGGTATTGCCGTTTCCTTTAATACAACTTGGGACCGTCCCTGATTGGCAGAAACGGTCCCATTTATTATAACGTCATGACGATTTTATACGTGGAAGGATTCACCGCAACCGCAGCGACCCTTTTCGTTGGGGTTTGAGAACACAAAGCCGGATTCCAGTTTGTCTTCGACGTAGTCCATTTCGGTACCAATAATAAACATGGTCGCCTTCGGGTCGATCAGAATGGTCACACCCTTGTCTTCAAGGATTTCATCGAACGGCCCCTTCTCGTCGGCGAATTCAAGAGTATAGGACATGCCTGAACAGCCTTTGGTGCGAACCCCGATGCGGATGCCTGTGGACGGCTTGCCGCGTCCATCAAGCAGAGCCTGGACCTGTTTTGCAGCAGCGTCGCTAACCGTCATCATTGCCGGACGTTCATTCATCTCTCGGGATTCTCCATCTTCAATTCAAAGACACCTTATTCGGCGGCTTCGCTTGTGGATTCTTTCTTTGACCTGTAATCCGTGATCGCAGCCTTGATCGCATCTTCGGCCAAAACAGAGCAATGCACCTTGACCGGCGGCAAGGCCAGTTCATGGGCAATGTCAGTGTTCTTGATTTCGGCCGCTTCATCAAGGGTTTTACCTTTGACCCACTCGGTCACAAGCGAGCTTGAAGCGATTGCCGAACCACAGCCGAAAGTCTTGAACTTGGCATCTTCAATGATGCCGTCTTCATCGACCTTGATCTGCAACTTCATGACATCGCCGCACGCCGGTGCGCCGACAAGACCGGTGCCGACGCCGGTGTCGTCTTTATCAAGAATCCCGACATTGCGAGGATTTTCGTAGTGATCAAGCAACTTGTCGCTATAAGCCATTTTGTCTTCTCCGTTCGCTTGCCTGAGGAAATACCCGGCAATCATCAATTAATTCAGTGATCAGCCCATTCAATGGACTTTAAATCGATACCTTCCTGGGCCATGTCCCAAAGCGGGCTCATTTCGCGCAGGCGTGTGACTTCCGTAGCAATCTTTTCGACCGCGTAATCGACTTCCTCTTCGGTGGTGAAACGACCAAGGCCGATCCGCAGTGACGTATGGGCGAGCTCTTCCTCCACGCCCAGGGCGCGCAATACGTAGGATGGTTCAAGGGAAGCCGATGTGCAGGCCGAACCGCTGGAAACAGCCAGGTCATTGACGCCCATCATCAGGCCCTCGCCTTCCACATAAGCAAAACTGAGGTTCAGGTTGCCAGGAATCCGGTGTTCAAGATCGCCGTTCAGATAGACTTCGCTGAGCCGGTCATTGATGCCGGCATGGAAGCGGTCACGCAACATTTTCAGGCGTTCGGCCTCTGCCCCCATTTCCTTTTCGGCAAGGGCGCAGGCTTCACCAATACCGACACATAGCGGTGTCGGCAGGGTCCCCGAACGCATCCCGCGTTCCTGACCACCACCATTAATCATGGCGACAACCCGAACCCGGGGACGGCGGCGGACGTAAAGCACACCGATGCCCATGGGACCATAGAGTTTGTGACCGGAAATGCTCATCAGGTCGATGTTCATGTCGTCCACATCAAGGGGAATTTTACCGGCACCCTGCGCCGCGTCAGTGTGGAAGAAAACACCATTCTCGCGACACAGCGCGCCGATTTCCTTAATGGGCTGGATAACACCGATTTCGTTATTGACCGCCATGATCGAAACCATCAGGGTTTTATCGGTGATCGCCTCGGCCAGTTTATCAAGCTCGATCAAACCGTTTTCCTGAACCGGCAGATAGGTGATGTCGAAGCCATCCTGTTCGAGATGGCGGCAGGTATCGAGCACACACTTGTGTTCGGTAACACAGGTGATGATGTGATTTTTTCGATCCTTGTAGAATTGACCGACGCCCTTCAAGGCCAGATTGTTGGATTCGGTAGCACCGGATGTGAAAATAATTTCCTTAGGTGTCGCACCGATCAGCGAGGCAACTTGAGCCCGCGCTTCCTCAACCACATCTTCGGCGTCCCAGCCATAATGATGGGTTCTGGAATGGGGATTGCCAAAACGTTCAGAGAAAAACGGCAGCATTTTTTCGACCACCCTGGGATCGGTCGGCGTCGTCGCCTGATAATCCAGATACAAGGGTGCGTCTTTACTCCAGTGGCCTTTTGTCGTGCTCATAATTTTATCTTTTTCCTGCTTCAATTCTTAAATGTTCAACGCTTAGATAGGTATTGTTTACGCCTTCGCCAAGGGCCTATTCAGGCCGCCGGGCTGGAAATTTCATGTTTCGCCTGACGATCATACAAATCGTTCCAGGCGGCCAGAAAAGTTGTCACATCATCGGCTGTGCTCGACCAGCCCAGTGATACCCGAACCGCACAGCCTGCGACCTCGTCAGACATGCTCATTGCCTTCAGGACACCGGACGCCTTGGTTTTGCCTGAAGAACAGGCCGAACCGGCGCTGATCCCAACACCGGCCAGATCAAAGGCCATAACCTGGGTCTGGCTATCGACGCCGGGCATGGTCAGACACGTCGTATTGGGAAGCCGCTCAACACCTTCACCCATAATTGTCGCCCGGGGTTCAATATTCCTGACGCCTTGCTCAATAGCATCGCGCAAGTCAGCCAGCCGGGCAAAGTCCTGAAGTCCCGCACGGGCGGCGGCGGCGGCGGCGCCAAGGCCTGCAATACCAACCAGATTTTCAGTGCCGACCCGGTAACCACGTTCCTGTCCACCGCCAAATTGCATACCGCTAATCTCGGCCCCTGTCATGGTTCCAATGCCGGGCACAATCAACGCCCCGGCACCTGAGGGACCGCCAATCTTATGGGCCGATATGGTCATCATGTCGACGCCCAGATCGACCACATCTACGGCGATTTTTCCGGCTGCCTGTATGGCGTCACAGTGGACCAGCGCCCGGTGTCGATGGGCAATAGCGACAACATCCTTAACGGGTGCAATAACGCCGGTTTCGTTATTGGCCAGCATCACAGAAACAAGGGCCGGGGTATTATCGGCCAACAGGCGTTCTTCAAGGCGATCAAGATCGACGATGCCATTTTCATCAACCGGAATAATCTCTCCACCGCCAGCCAGAACGGAAGGGTGCTCAACGGCGGAAATCAATCGCCGGGTCCGGGCTGATCCTTCCAAGGCGAGGTTGTTGGCTTCGGTGCCGCCACTGGTAAAGATCACATCGGCAGGTTCGGCGTTTAGCAGTGCGGCAACGTCGCTACGGGCCTGCTCCATTGTCTTTCGGGCCGCCCGGCCCGGCCCATGCACGGACGAAGGATTACCAACAGCGGCCAGCACAGACGTAACCGCCCGAACAGCTTCGGGCCGTGCCAGCGTCGTCGCATTATGATCCAGATAGACGTAATCGCTCATGTTAGCCCGCTGTCCTCAACGCTTAAAATAATTACTGGGCTGCAGCAATGGACGTCTCGTCGTCCTTGTGCGGTGCCAAATGTAATCCGCTTGTTCCAAGAACCCGACGCTCGCAAACATCGGCAAGGGAAACAGAATTCAGATAAAGGGTGATCTGATTTGTTAGCTCCTGCCAAAGGTCATGGGTCAGACAACGGCTTTTATCGTGCAGACAACCTTCGGCTGAACCCGGTTCACAACGAGTCGCCGAAACGGTTTCGTCAACGGCAGTAATGATATCCGATACCCTCAGGTCTTCATAAGATCGGGCAAGCAGATAACCACCGCCGGGGCCACGGACACTCTTGACCAACCCGCAACGGCGCAATTTTCCGAACAACTGCTCCAGATATGAAAGCGAAATCTCCTGACGTTCAGCAATATCAGCCAGGGAAACCGCCTTACCCTTTTCTGCTGAACAACTTGCCAGATCGACCATGGCCATAACGGCGTAGCGTCCTTTTGTGCTTAGTTTCACGTTCTCTCTCCTCGTCGTTAAAAAGCGCTCAAGACTTCCCCCCGGAAGCCCTGGCCGCGTTGCTTTTGCTCATCTTGTCGTCTGCTTGTTCCCCATCCAGACGAGTTTCCATTTCTTCGATATGTGTCATGAGCGTGGTTACCTGTTGGCGTAAATCCTCGATCGTGCGCAGCACCGGATCCGGGCATCCTTCAACCGGCTCGCCGTATGCGACAAATTCTTTAGCCTTGGTCTTGTCGCGGGGCATGACGACACGAGCCGGAATACCAACAGCGGTGACTCCGGCAGGGATATCCTTGTGGACAACCGCGTTGGCGCCAACACGAGCGCCTTCGCCAATGGTAATGGGGCCCAGAACCTGGGCGCCGGAACCAATAATCACATCGTTGGCAAGGGTTGGGTGGCGCTTCTGATTGACTTGAGCGTGTGATTCGATGGACGGCGACACGCCGCCCAGGGTGACACCCTGGTACAGGGTCACGTCATCACCAATAATGGATGTCTCGCCGATGACAATTCCGCTGCCATGGTCGATCACGAAGCGACGGCCAATAGCCACGCCGGGATGAATTTCGATCATCGTCAAAAGCTTGCCGATTGAAGAAATAAACCGCGCCAATAGCCGCCAGTTGTTGCGCCACAACATATTTGTCAGGCGATAAAACAGCAAGGCGTGGTAGCCCGGATAGCAAAGGGCGACCTCTATTCTGGATTGGGCCGCAGGATCACGAGCCAAAAAGGCATCGATATCTTCTTTAAATCTCTTGAAAATCATCAGTTTATCTTTATATCTGTGGCAGCGATTCAGTCTGGAGACGTTGCCAAACGTGCACCAAAGGCACCCAACCATTTTACAGCCCTAACATGAGTGCAATATAATATACCCGACTTCCACAGTCAAGTATTTGCCTTAAATTTATATTTTCCGCGGCCTTTGCAACCCTAATATGGATATTGATTTAGCCGCTTTCACCCCTGCTTCAACCTTTTCAAGAGTCAGACAGCACCATGCCTGAAGTTATTTTCAACGGTCCCGAAGGTCGCCTCGAAGGCCGTTATCAGCACGCAAAAAAGCCGGGCGGCCCCATTGCTCTCGTCCTTCATCCCCACCCTTTGCATGGTGGCACCATGAACAACAAGGTGACTTATGCCTTGTATCAAACCTTCGTCAAACGAGGTTTTTCGGTTCTCCGCTTTAATTTCCGCGGCGTCGGACGCTCGCAGGGACAATTTGACAGTGGTATCGGTGAAATGAGCGACGCGGCATCAGCCCTGGACTGGATGCAGACACATAATCCCAACGCCCAGACCTGTTGGATTGCCGGATTCTCGTTCGGCGCCTGGATCGCCATGCAGTTGATGATGCGGCGTCCGGAAATCGGTGGCTTTATTTCCCTGGCCCCACCTGCGGATGCTTATGACTTCACCTTCCTTGCCCCCTGCCCGGCTTCCGGTCAGATCATCCACGGCGACAAGGATGAAGTGGTCCCCAGGGAAGCTGTCGACAAATTGGCCCAGAAGCTATCGAGTCAGAAGAACATCGTCATCGATTACGAAACCGTTCCCGGTGCCGATCATTTCTTCTCGACCAAAATGGACGTCATGAACAAGCTTGTCGGCAATTATATCGATAAAGCGTTTTCGGAAAAAGCCGCTTAAGTTCAGCTCTCATACAAGATTCCACCATTTAAGGGTCGCGGGGCTCCTGTTGTTCCCGGAAGACTTAACGGCATCCCGTAAAAAGAACGAATGGCGAGGAAGGCGAAGGCCTGTGCCTCAAGGGCATCGCCATTCAAATCAACGGCCTCGATTGGGTCAACCGGGGTTCCCAAGGAGCGGGTCATTAATTCCATCAGGGTTCCATTCAGGCGACCGCCGCCGCAGACCAGCCAGCGTTTCGCCGGTTCGGGAAAATGCTCCTGGCCGTGGACAATTGCTGCAACGCTAAAGGCGCTCAAGGTGGCCGCCCCGTCCTCCGCCGATAAGCCTGAAACACTTTGTATGGCGTCGG
Proteins encoded in this window:
- a CDS encoding adenylate/guanylate cyclase domain-containing protein; translation: MSATRKLVTIFYADVAGYSRLTGMDEEGTHRRVMELLDGVTQNIGASGGTVLRYAGDAVLATFPSVVQAIDSSASIQTKLAGENSGLPDGEQVQIRIGINLGDVIEDRGEVYGDGVNLAARLESAAVPGGICISAAVHDQIDGKVGIDFQDGGDSNFKNIARPIRVWHWPASPEDLDVANSDSVPGETKQPSIAILPFTNMSDDPDQEYFSDGLTEDIITALSQWRSIPVIARNSVFTYKVSPVPAQQVAEDLGVQYVMEGSVRKAGNRLRITAQLIDANSGHHVWAEKFDRQLEDIFDVQDEITNHIAAIIVPELESFENRRSTNKPTEDLNAWDHYLRGMAIFNDETCAGTAAAMKMFQSALDIDPNYSDAWARLSWCYAKEVMFDCNDDPQTSLRNGFEAGRRAVSLDSASALAHLALGTVHIWAEETELGLSEALQAVELNPNFAHAVMAAGNRLDLVGRTEEGIGLMEKALILNPRDPIRWRYMAYLSRAYISVEQYQRAADWCQKPVALRPDLPEPLYRHAICLAHLDQIEEAREMLKKCSAIDARYVSSKSNWQPYPDEQRNQHILDGLLRHGLVS
- a CDS encoding MBL fold metallo-hydrolase — translated: MKAVVIPVTAFDQNCTLLWCTQTMLGAFVDPGGDIEQLISVAEENNVTIEKILITHGHLDHAGGAAELAERLSVPIEGPHKDDDFWIQQLPEQTLQFGFPEGRAFTPERWLENADKVSVGKVSFDVIHCPGHTPGHVVFYQPDQHLALVGDVLFQGSIGRTDFPRGNHQDLLDSITGRLWPLGDDVTFIPGHGQASTFGAERKTNPFVGDDVI
- the iscX gene encoding Fe-S cluster assembly protein IscX is translated as MKWVDVHDIAIELEDAHPDVDVVNLRFTDLWKWVQALPGFDDDPEKSNEKTLEAIQMAWLDERD
- a CDS encoding 2Fe-2S iron-sulfur cluster binding domain-containing protein, which translates into the protein MPKITFVAGDGTKKEVDAPNGLSVLEVAHKNDIDLEGACEGSLACSTCHVIVDQEWFDKLGEASEEEEDMLDLAFGLTHTSRLGCQIKMTDELDGLSVTLPAATRNMLVD
- the hscA gene encoding Fe-S protein assembly chaperone HscA; the protein is MATLLQIHEPGATPAPHAGDERLAVGIDLGTTNSVVAISSEGKPEVLRDDDGKALVPSVVAYAPDGSAIVGGMARNLLLDRPECVVGSIKRLMGRGVEDVKSLAGVLPFDIDPQPEGETGMVRLNVAGHKLTPVKISADILSALKERAEEHLGHIVDQAVITVPAYFDDAARSATKDAARLAGIEVLRLVNEPTAAALAYGLDMEAEGVYAVYDLGGGTFDISILRMEKGVFQVLATGGDAALGGDDFDHAIAEHFIGERTGDKELTGSDVKMALMTARLAKECLSDAQSGEWVLDIDGVQSKHFFDRATFDGLVEDLVTHTQDICKSVMEDANVTPEQVKGVVLVGGSTRVPLVRKKVAALFAKEPLADIDPDEVVAIGAALQAEALTVGSDTLLLDVTPLSLGLETMGGLVEKVIPRNTPIPVAKAQEFTTYMDGQSAMAVHVVQGDREMVDQNRSLARFDLHGIPPMTAGAARIRVTFAVDADGLLTVTAGEETTGIEAEVAVKPSYGLSEEEMADMLYDSMKNAKDDMEARLLAETKVEAGRNLNAVSAALSNDGHLLSDDEFNAIKAVVQSLEEASKGDQRDTITAAAEQLEEATKAFAEKRMDRGIRSALRGVEIDALDEQASKG
- the hscB gene encoding Fe-S protein assembly co-chaperone HscB, with amino-acid sequence MDGPDSTAEKASADEAGVIACWSCKGPVTQVIPLCETCGAVQPPGQIDHFQRLGLAVSFDVNVADLDQLYFDLQRHLHPDRFATRSPQEKAISQLQATAINDAYETLKEPLKRADYLVHLRGIGVLPEGCNLVNDQALLMETMELREALAEAETTDQVDVLSNRAQDDIKVCIEQLSKLFKDDDIEGACKLTTRLKYLQKLSEETRIHRMKLI
- a CDS encoding iron-sulfur cluster assembly accessory protein — its product is MNERPAMMTVSDAAAKQVQALLDGRGKPSTGIRIGVRTKGCSGMSYTLEFADEKGPFDEILEDKGVTILIDPKATMFIIGTEMDYVEDKLESGFVFSNPNEKGRCGCGESFHV
- the iscU gene encoding Fe-S cluster assembly scaffold IscU; amino-acid sequence: MAYSDKLLDHYENPRNVGILDKDDTGVGTGLVGAPACGDVMKLQIKVDEDGIIEDAKFKTFGCGSAIASSSLVTEWVKGKTLDEAAEIKNTDIAHELALPPVKVHCSVLAEDAIKAAITDYRSKKESTSEAAE
- a CDS encoding IscS subfamily cysteine desulfurase, whose amino-acid sequence is MSTTKGHWSKDAPLYLDYQATTPTDPRVVEKMLPFFSERFGNPHSRTHHYGWDAEDVVEEARAQVASLIGATPKEIIFTSGATESNNLALKGVGQFYKDRKNHIITCVTEHKCVLDTCRHLEQDGFDITYLPVQENGLIELDKLAEAITDKTLMVSIMAVNNEIGVIQPIKEIGALCRENGVFFHTDAAQGAGKIPLDVDDMNIDLMSISGHKLYGPMGIGVLYVRRRPRVRVVAMINGGGQERGMRSGTLPTPLCVGIGEACALAEKEMGAEAERLKMLRDRFHAGINDRLSEVYLNGDLEHRIPGNLNLSFAYVEGEGLMMGVNDLAVSSGSACTSASLEPSYVLRALGVEEELAHTSLRIGLGRFTTEEEVDYAVEKIATEVTRLREMSPLWDMAQEGIDLKSIEWADH
- a CDS encoding cysteine desulfurase produces the protein MSDYVYLDHNATTLARPEAVRAVTSVLAAVGNPSSVHGPGRAARKTMEQARSDVAALLNAEPADVIFTSGGTEANNLALEGSARTRRLISAVEHPSVLAGGGEIIPVDENGIVDLDRLEERLLADNTPALVSVMLANNETGVIAPVKDVVAIAHRHRALVHCDAIQAAGKIAVDVVDLGVDMMTISAHKIGGPSGAGALIVPGIGTMTGAEISGMQFGGGQERGYRVGTENLVGIAGLGAAAAAARAGLQDFARLADLRDAIEQGVRNIEPRATIMGEGVERLPNTTCLTMPGVDSQTQVMAFDLAGVGISAGSACSSGKTKASGVLKAMSMSDEVAGCAVRVSLGWSSTADDVTTFLAAWNDLYDRQAKHEISSPAA
- a CDS encoding Rrf2 family transcriptional regulator, whose amino-acid sequence is MKLSTKGRYAVMAMVDLASCSAEKGKAVSLADIAERQEISLSYLEQLFGKLRRCGLVKSVRGPGGGYLLARSYEDLRVSDIITAVDETVSATRCEPGSAEGCLHDKSRCLTHDLWQELTNQITLYLNSVSLADVCERRVLGTSGLHLAPHKDDETSIAAAQ